The proteins below are encoded in one region of Myxocyprinus asiaticus isolate MX2 ecotype Aquarium Trade chromosome 13, UBuf_Myxa_2, whole genome shotgun sequence:
- the LOC127450425 gene encoding neuropeptide B-like, producing MERSDRLTLILLLVSALVACNPVDAWYKQAAGPSYYSVGRASGLLSGIRRSSFKRSEDAEPADPLTNINVLSQTHIPRNFLKNMPICVKDISPNLQSCEFVQDSSSFQCEARVIFSVDSRDCLNA from the exons ATGGAGAGATCTGACAGACTCACACTCATACTTCTGCTCGTTTCTGCACTTGTCGCTTGTAATCCAGTGGACGCGTGGTACAAGCAAGCGGCGGGACCGAGTTATTACTCCGTGGGCAGAGCGTCAGGACTGCTGTCCGGGATCAGAAGATCTTCCTTCAAGAGATCAGAAGATGCAGAACCCGCTGACCCTCTGACAAACATCAATgtgctctcacagacacacataccTCGAAACTTCCTCAAAAACATG CCTATTTGTGtgaaggacatttctccaaatctTCAGAGCTGTGAGTTTGTGCAGGACAGCAGCTCATTTCAGTGTGAAGCTCGTGTGATCTTCAGCGTGGACTCCAGAGACTGTCTCAATGCCTGA